The proteins below come from a single Chryseobacterium bernardetii genomic window:
- a CDS encoding tyrosine-type recombinase/integrase: MELENYLKNELSEATVKNYLYEIEKFRKHYKNPGKLKYQNIMDYVELLRKTYNPQSIKRTVYAIKKYYDYLVETEKIKQNPAQNIKIRDGKENPVQLQELLTEQELQKLLEPREERYPILTKRNQIIMSLLVNQALLTSDIERLRIGDLDLQNARISIHKTGITNERILDLKADQILLFYQYLQEEREMLTTFRTEKENYFLLGKLGAKITSDDINYLVSTYKKNFTKKLTSITIRQSVIKLKLDQGENLRKVQYFAGHKHADTTEKYKETGVDALQNAINQFHPIR, encoded by the coding sequence ATGGAACTGGAAAATTATCTGAAGAATGAGTTATCAGAAGCTACTGTAAAAAACTACCTGTATGAAATAGAAAAGTTTAGGAAGCATTATAAGAATCCAGGAAAGCTGAAGTACCAGAACATTATGGATTATGTTGAATTATTAAGAAAAACTTACAATCCACAAAGCATTAAAAGAACCGTTTATGCGATTAAGAAATACTATGATTATTTAGTAGAAACAGAGAAAATAAAACAGAACCCTGCACAAAATATTAAGATCCGGGACGGAAAAGAAAATCCTGTACAGCTGCAGGAACTCTTAACAGAACAAGAATTACAGAAGCTTTTAGAACCAAGAGAAGAACGTTATCCGATACTCACCAAACGGAATCAGATCATCATGAGTTTATTGGTGAACCAAGCCTTATTAACCAGTGATATTGAACGATTGAGAATCGGAGATTTAGATTTACAGAATGCCAGAATCAGCATCCATAAAACAGGAATTACCAACGAAAGAATATTAGATTTAAAAGCTGACCAGATCCTATTGTTTTATCAGTATTTACAAGAGGAAAGAGAAATGTTAACCACCTTCAGAACTGAGAAAGAGAATTACTTTTTATTAGGAAAACTGGGGGCTAAAATTACTTCAGATGACATTAATTATTTAGTCTCTACTTACAAGAAAAACTTCACCAAAAAACTGACTTCCATTACCATCCGCCAGAGCGTTATCAAGTTGAAATTAGACCAGGGCGAAAACCTGAGAAAGGTTCAATATTTTGCCGGACACAAACATGCAGATACCACAGAAAAGTATAAAGAAACAGGTGTAGATGCACTGCAAAATGCAATTAATCAGTTCCATCCGATAAGGTGA
- a CDS encoding RidA family protein, which yields MSNIEYKNPETLFDPAPFAFSHATNSIGNGNYVFISGQSGGEGLHHNLSGDFRRQVQFALKNLETVLKEYHLNTDHVLKITVLIVDHDQEKLSIWTEEMHKVWKNNKFPASTLIPVQKLALDGMMIEVDAIAFIPL from the coding sequence ATGTCAAATATCGAATATAAAAATCCGGAAACTCTTTTTGATCCTGCTCCTTTTGCTTTTTCCCATGCAACAAACAGTATAGGTAACGGAAATTATGTATTTATATCCGGGCAAAGTGGTGGAGAAGGCTTACATCATAATCTCTCCGGAGATTTTAGAAGGCAAGTTCAGTTCGCTTTAAAAAATCTGGAAACAGTACTTAAAGAATATCATTTGAATACTGATCATGTCCTTAAAATCACAGTGCTTATTGTTGACCATGATCAGGAAAAACTCAGCATTTGGACAGAAGAAATGCATAAAGTATGGAAGAATAATAAATTTCCGGCCAGTACTTTAATTCCCGTTCAAAAATTAGCACTGGACGGCATGATGATAGAAGTGGATGCCATTGCTTTTATACCTTTATAA
- a CDS encoding RCC1 domain-containing protein, with translation MKNYIYSIIALFMITLCPAQIFVSQAEYFWDTDPGTGNGTPVLAADGSFNSVFEQLTKTGIATPGNGLHKFSVRIKDNTGTWGPVFTNVIDVQQPVTSNIMSLSQAEYFWDTDPGPGNGTPVLAADGSFNSVFEQLTKTGIAIPGNGLHKFSVRLKDNTGTWGPVFTNIIDVQQPVTSNIMSLSQAEYFWDNDPGVGNGTPVLAADGNFNSSFEQLTKTGIALPSNGLHVFNVRIKDNTGVWSPAFKNVINVQTPVPTGCWQSISAGFNHSAAIKTDGTLWAWGSNSNGQLGDGTTISRNVPIQIGTANNWLKVEAGYYYTVAIKADGTLWTWGKNDSGQLGDGSKTDKFAPVQIGTATDWNSISAGSSQAFAVKTNGTLWAWGSNAFGVLGNGTSTSSTVPVKIGTATNWLKIVARNYYSVGLKTDGTLWAWGFNSYGQLGDGTTTDRNAPVQIGTATDWSNIGIGGAHTIALKTDGTIWSWGYNTNGELGDGTTTNKLTPAQMGTANNWQDIAVGSNFVFANKTDGTLWSWGANAKGQLGNGTNGTTNTTSPKQVGTSSDNALMSAGSLHVLVKTADGSLKVCGQNVSGELGDGTTNNKNTFTPISCPSNCLPPTQFSTTNVTAATATLNWTGSTPAPNGGYLYLYSMSPIIGGIDGSAASSTVNLTNLLPNTTYYWWVASNCGTSQGNWVSGGSFTTLPATVTACWQSVSSGLNHSTAIKLDGTLWTWGSNSYGQLGWGNSSSESTPIQVGTANNWKKVATGNYHSVGLKKDGTIWAWGQNQYGQLGDGTTSLKNTPTRVGTATDWVNVAVGDFYVIALKSNGTLWAWGRNNYGQLGDGTTVDKNVPVQIGTATDWKIISPGSQHTFAIKTNGTLWAWGSNTNGQLGDGTSTSKNAPVQIGTAANWINAVGGSGHSLGLKSDGTLWTWGTNYLGQLGDGTTTGRQIPVQVGTATNWRSIYSNYDDSSVAVKTDGTLWTWGKNESGLLGDGTLIDRHIPTQVGNVSGIQSVAANVYNMFVIDSNGILSACGGNVYGQLGDGTKIQKQILTTLACPISCDPPGQFLAANITSSTATLSWTATDSSNLPSNGYRYLYSTNPVVGGIEGTTASGASSITNLTNLLPNTTYYWWVASNCGTSQADWVPAGSFTTLPTFEAGCWESVTSGFFHTTGLKKDGTLWSWGDNQYGQLGDGTTISKNNPTQIGFGDNWKKIVAGSNHTLALKTDGTLWGWGSNSFGQLGDGSTTNRTAPVQIGTETDWVTIAAGDNFTLAIKSNGTLWAWGRNTMGQLGDGTGIDRITPVQIGTANDWQTLSSGKYHTLAVKTNGTLWGWGLNTNSQLAVASVNYIYTPTQIGTAANWKNTAAGFAHSLALKTDGTLWGWGFNFDGELGDGTSNSKSTPTQIGTATDWQSVSADKNDSSAGIKTDGTLWAWGRNNGQLGDGTKVNRLVPTQIGTAADTKSIAVSMNNRFVINTKGFLSACGLNDKGQLGDNTNISKPIFVPVACPTSSLAVSEVAAKADQLKVYPNPVQDILTISYDQKILFVTVYNAAGQLILTKAINDTKGTIDASGFVSGVYLVKINAVNDFVKTVKVIKR, from the coding sequence ATGAAGAATTATATCTATAGTATAATCGCCCTGTTTATGATAACATTGTGCCCTGCACAAATATTCGTAAGCCAGGCCGAATATTTTTGGGATACCGATCCCGGAACAGGAAATGGTACCCCGGTATTGGCTGCTGATGGCAGTTTCAATAGTGTTTTTGAACAATTAACCAAAACAGGCATTGCTACACCTGGTAACGGCCTGCATAAATTCTCTGTCCGTATCAAAGATAATACGGGCACCTGGGGACCGGTTTTTACCAATGTTATTGATGTTCAGCAACCTGTAACATCAAATATTATGTCTCTATCTCAGGCAGAGTATTTTTGGGATACAGATCCTGGACCAGGAAATGGTACTCCGGTATTGGCTGCGGATGGAAGTTTTAACAGTGTTTTCGAACAATTAACCAAAACAGGCATTGCTATACCTGGTAACGGTCTGCATAAATTCTCTGTCCGTCTCAAAGATAATACGGGTACCTGGGGTCCGGTTTTTACTAATATTATTGATGTTCAGCAACCTGTAACATCAAATATTATGTCCCTATCTCAGGCAGAGTATTTCTGGGATAATGATCCGGGCGTAGGAAACGGAACTCCGGTATTGGCAGCTGACGGAAATTTCAACAGTTCTTTTGAGCAGCTGACCAAAACCGGAATAGCTTTACCATCTAATGGGTTGCATGTATTTAATGTTCGTATCAAAGATAATACGGGTGTTTGGAGTCCTGCTTTTAAAAATGTTATTAATGTACAAACTCCAGTTCCTACTGGCTGCTGGCAGAGTATTAGTGCAGGATTTAATCATTCTGCAGCAATAAAAACAGATGGAACGCTATGGGCATGGGGAAGTAATTCCAATGGCCAGCTGGGGGATGGTACTACAATAAGCAGAAATGTGCCTATCCAGATTGGAACTGCCAATAACTGGCTGAAAGTAGAAGCCGGATATTATTATACGGTTGCTATCAAAGCAGATGGTACGTTATGGACATGGGGTAAGAATGATTCCGGACAATTAGGTGATGGATCTAAAACAGATAAATTTGCTCCGGTTCAGATAGGAACTGCAACAGATTGGAATAGCATCAGTGCCGGATCCAGTCAGGCTTTCGCTGTCAAAACCAATGGAACACTTTGGGCTTGGGGGTCTAATGCATTTGGAGTATTAGGAAATGGTACATCCACAAGTTCAACAGTACCTGTCAAAATTGGAACCGCAACAAACTGGCTGAAAATAGTTGCCCGAAATTATTATTCGGTAGGTTTAAAAACAGATGGTACATTATGGGCATGGGGTTTTAATAGCTATGGTCAATTGGGAGATGGAACAACCACTGATAGAAATGCACCCGTCCAGATCGGAACAGCTACGGATTGGAGCAATATAGGTATTGGGGGTGCTCATACCATAGCACTCAAAACAGATGGTACAATATGGTCTTGGGGCTATAATACGAATGGGGAATTAGGAGATGGAACAACAACTAATAAGCTCACTCCAGCACAAATGGGAACTGCAAACAATTGGCAGGATATAGCTGTTGGCTCTAATTTTGTGTTTGCCAACAAAACAGATGGAACACTTTGGTCCTGGGGAGCCAATGCTAAAGGACAATTAGGAAATGGTACAAATGGCACAACGAATACCACCTCACCAAAACAAGTGGGAACCTCTTCAGATAATGCATTGATGTCTGCAGGATCTTTACATGTTCTTGTAAAAACGGCTGATGGCAGTTTAAAAGTTTGCGGACAAAATGTTTCGGGTGAATTAGGTGATGGAACTACTAATAACAAAAATACATTTACACCTATTAGTTGCCCTTCAAATTGCCTTCCTCCAACACAGTTCTCAACAACTAATGTTACGGCTGCAACAGCTACCCTTAACTGGACAGGATCAACTCCAGCTCCTAATGGCGGTTATCTGTATCTTTACAGTATGAGTCCGATTATTGGAGGGATAGATGGTTCTGCTGCTTCTTCAACAGTCAATTTAACAAACTTATTACCTAATACTACTTATTATTGGTGGGTAGCATCTAATTGCGGAACCAGCCAAGGGAACTGGGTATCCGGAGGTTCCTTTACCACGCTTCCTGCAACCGTAACAGCTTGCTGGCAAAGTGTAAGCTCAGGACTAAACCATTCGACAGCAATAAAGTTAGATGGAACATTATGGACATGGGGTAGTAACTCGTATGGTCAGTTAGGATGGGGGAATTCCAGTTCAGAAAGTACTCCAATACAAGTAGGAACGGCAAATAATTGGAAGAAAGTTGCTACTGGGAATTATCATTCTGTAGGTCTGAAAAAAGACGGAACAATATGGGCCTGGGGACAAAATCAGTACGGGCAGCTAGGAGATGGAACTACAAGTTTAAAAAACACTCCAACAAGAGTGGGAACAGCTACAGACTGGGTAAATGTTGCCGTTGGAGACTTTTATGTAATCGCTCTAAAGTCTAATGGAACATTATGGGCCTGGGGAAGAAATAATTACGGGCAGCTGGGAGATGGTACAACTGTAGATAAAAATGTACCTGTCCAGATTGGAACTGCAACTGACTGGAAAATTATTTCTCCGGGATCACAACATACTTTCGCGATAAAAACAAATGGGACACTTTGGGCCTGGGGCTCAAATACCAATGGCCAATTAGGTGACGGAACATCAACATCAAAAAACGCTCCTGTGCAAATTGGAACCGCAGCAAACTGGATAAATGCGGTGGGAGGTTCCGGCCACTCCTTAGGTTTAAAATCAGATGGAACACTTTGGACATGGGGAACCAATTACCTTGGCCAATTAGGTGATGGAACAACAACCGGAAGACAAATACCGGTACAAGTGGGAACCGCAACAAACTGGCGCAGTATTTATTCTAATTATGATGATTCTTCTGTAGCCGTAAAAACAGACGGAACACTTTGGACATGGGGTAAAAATGAATCAGGTCTATTAGGTGACGGAACTTTGATCGATAGGCATATTCCAACACAAGTTGGTAATGTATCCGGTATACAGAGTGTTGCAGCAAATGTATATAATATGTTCGTGATAGATTCCAATGGAATTCTATCAGCTTGTGGCGGTAATGTTTATGGCCAGTTAGGAGATGGTACAAAAATTCAAAAGCAAATTCTTACTACTCTTGCCTGCCCTATAAGTTGTGATCCTCCTGGTCAATTTTTGGCTGCTAATATCACTTCTTCAACGGCAACACTTAGCTGGACAGCAACAGATTCATCCAATCTGCCTTCTAATGGCTATAGATATCTTTACAGTACAAATCCAGTTGTTGGAGGTATAGAGGGAACAACAGCCTCTGGTGCATCTTCAATAACGAATTTAACAAATCTATTACCTAATACCACTTACTACTGGTGGGTGGCGTCTAATTGCGGAACCAGCCAGGCTGATTGGGTTCCTGCAGGTTCCTTTACTACACTTCCTACATTCGAGGCAGGATGTTGGGAAAGTGTAACTTCGGGATTCTTCCATACAACGGGTCTTAAAAAAGACGGAACATTATGGTCATGGGGTGATAATCAGTATGGGCAGCTGGGAGATGGGACAACAATCTCTAAAAATAATCCGACACAAATTGGGTTTGGAGATAATTGGAAGAAAATAGTTGCGGGATCTAACCATACATTAGCCCTTAAAACAGATGGAACACTTTGGGGCTGGGGAAGTAATTCATTTGGACAATTAGGTGATGGATCTACCACCAATAGAACTGCCCCTGTACAAATTGGAACTGAAACAGACTGGGTAACTATTGCAGCCGGAGATAATTTTACATTAGCTATAAAATCTAATGGAACACTTTGGGCCTGGGGTAGAAACACCATGGGGCAATTAGGAGATGGAACAGGCATAGATAGAATCACGCCAGTACAAATTGGAACGGCAAATGATTGGCAAACCCTATCCAGCGGCAAATACCATACTTTAGCCGTAAAAACAAATGGAACCCTATGGGGATGGGGGCTTAATACCAACAGCCAACTGGCAGTTGCAAGTGTAAATTATATATATACTCCTACTCAAATAGGAACAGCTGCAAATTGGAAAAATACAGCTGCAGGATTTGCCCATTCGCTAGCCCTTAAAACAGATGGAACACTTTGGGGATGGGGATTTAATTTTGATGGGGAATTAGGTGATGGAACAAGTAATAGTAAATCTACACCAACACAAATAGGAACAGCAACAGATTGGCAGAGTGTTAGTGCTGACAAGAATGATTCCTCAGCAGGAATAAAAACAGATGGCACTCTTTGGGCATGGGGTCGCAATAACGGGCAATTAGGTGATGGTACAAAAGTGAACAGATTAGTTCCAACACAAATAGGAACAGCTGCCGATACAAAAAGCATTGCCGTAAGTATGAATAATAGATTTGTAATAAACACCAAAGGGTTTTTATCAGCCTGTGGTCTTAATGACAAAGGACAGTTAGGAGATAATACCAATATTTCAAAACCAATTTTCGTACCTGTTGCCTGCCCTACAAGTAGTTTAGCTGTTTCTGAGGTTGCTGCAAAAGCAGATCAGCTGAAAGTGTATCCAAACCCGGTACAGGATATCCTTACGATCTCTTATGATCAGAAGATTCTTTTTGTAACGGTTTACAATGCGGCAGGACAGCTGATTCTTACCAAAGCAATTAATGATACAAAAGGAACAATTGATGCTTCCGGATTCGTATCAGGAGTTTATCTGGTTAAAATAAATGCTGTAAATGATTTTGTAAAAACAGTAAAAGTTATCAAACGATAA
- a CDS encoding autotransporter outer membrane beta-barrel domain-containing protein, whose amino-acid sequence MTKKLLIIAFAGLSSTMAFAADLYVRNGGAGGAYSTVSAAITAASDGDRIIIQPKINGTAYVENVTINKSLTFVSETNYNKYIIQGNITISPAAGRVVTISSLSTGTTGSYNLEANAATSGGRTTINLLNCDLNNVFTYQVNTTTNISGCNLKGNLVFSHGICTANKTGFISIYSMAPDTIPAASDIEVYGNISNGGIQNSQINYNFKFYNNFSTGFNVSNLKTGSSNEIINNTVYNPNPGDLAPFNININGAAAGNIAIMNNAVSFVVGQTNVCIQNSSSNVNVVATYNLFTNPFITQGNITQSNNSGTVNMNFDSTAYTVTGMNVNAGNPDVKYTDLDLTRNDVGHYGGSNSWANYWPADNGGKPQVNYLVTPRTISSGTLTISGSGFSK is encoded by the coding sequence ATGACAAAAAAACTACTAATCATTGCCTTTGCAGGCTTATCAAGTACCATGGCTTTTGCAGCCGATTTATATGTGAGAAACGGCGGAGCCGGTGGAGCTTACTCTACTGTAAGTGCAGCAATTACAGCAGCTTCAGATGGAGACCGCATCATCATTCAGCCTAAAATAAACGGGACAGCTTATGTAGAAAATGTGACCATCAATAAGTCACTTACTTTTGTTTCCGAAACCAATTATAACAAATATATCATTCAGGGGAATATTACCATCAGCCCGGCAGCCGGAAGAGTGGTGACTATAAGCAGCCTGAGTACCGGGACAACCGGCAGCTATAATTTAGAAGCAAACGCAGCAACATCTGGCGGAAGAACTACCATTAATCTTTTGAACTGTGATCTGAATAATGTTTTTACTTATCAGGTTAATACCACAACCAATATTTCCGGTTGTAATTTGAAAGGGAATCTGGTATTTTCCCACGGAATATGTACCGCCAACAAAACAGGGTTTATCAGTATCTATTCCATGGCGCCGGATACCATTCCTGCGGCATCTGATATTGAGGTATATGGTAATATATCCAATGGAGGGATACAGAATTCACAAATCAATTATAATTTTAAATTCTACAATAATTTTAGTACCGGCTTTAATGTTAGCAACCTTAAAACAGGAAGTTCTAACGAAATCATTAACAATACAGTTTATAATCCCAACCCTGGTGATTTGGCCCCGTTTAATATTAATATAAATGGTGCTGCTGCAGGAAATATTGCCATTATGAATAATGCTGTTTCTTTTGTGGTGGGACAAACCAATGTCTGTATTCAAAACAGCAGCAGTAATGTGAATGTAGTCGCGACTTATAATTTATTTACGAATCCGTTCATAACTCAGGGTAATATAACCCAAAGTAATAATTCAGGGACTGTCAATATGAATTTCGATAGCACAGCATATACAGTAACCGGGATGAATGTAAATGCAGGAAATCCTGATGTAAAATATACAGACTTAGACCTAACCAGAAATGATGTTGGCCATTATGGAGGTTCAAACAGTTGGGCCAATTACTGGCCTGCTGATAACGGAGGAAAACCTCAGGTGAACTATCTGGTAACGCCAAGAACAATAAGCAGTGGTACATTAACCATTAGCGGATCAGGTTTTTCTAAATAA